Proteins co-encoded in one Afipia sp. P52-10 genomic window:
- a CDS encoding acetate--CoA ligase family protein, translating to MSQHPSSLDPLLAPRSIALVGASEDAARIGGRPLRYLREGGFKGAIYPINPKRSTVQGLAAYSSVGALPETPDVAILAVPASATLQALKDCAERGVRAAIIFSAGFAETGDAGRAMQDQIAAVSRNSGMRVLGPNCLGVFNVSAGYYGTFSAVLDAAFMPPGPIAIVSQSGAYGSHIAHLARQRGLGISHWITTGNECDIDVAETLRWVVDRPDTKVVMAYAEGVRNRDTFLEALEAARAKGKALVFMKVGRSDVGAQAASSHTAALAGSDAVFDAVFRQYGVYRARTTAEQVDIAYACARGVYPKTNRFGVFTLSGGFGIQMADDAAAAGLDVAPMPAPAQDAMRAMLPYASPRNPVDATAQALTDLPLMTSYIRAMLEKGGYDMFAGIFGSGPASPTFAASLRKALEDATGGQRDCVLSLTMSAPPEIVRSYEEKGFLVFEDGTALVNALGALVHFRNSFDRAKTDQAQGAAPPRIADLSGALSEHQAKQVLSRAGIAFPKELLVASGDDAGRAAAEIGFPVVLKIASADIAHKTEIGGVVVGVRSEEEARSAAAAILARAKEKRPEARIDGVLVSPMISGGVETIVGVMRDPVFGPVVMFGLGGVFVEVLKDVTFRVAPFDVGEARRMIGEIRGYAMLQGVRGAPPCDIDALAQMLSALSRFAAANADLIDSIDLNPVLALPKGQGAVPLDALLVLGGGATSVQAGH from the coding sequence ATGTCTCAGCATCCGTCATCGCTCGATCCGTTGCTGGCGCCGCGCTCGATTGCGCTGGTCGGCGCCTCGGAAGACGCCGCGCGCATCGGCGGGCGGCCGCTGCGCTATCTGCGCGAGGGTGGCTTCAAGGGCGCGATCTATCCCATCAATCCGAAGCGCAGCACGGTGCAGGGGCTTGCCGCGTATTCTTCGGTCGGCGCGCTGCCGGAAACGCCGGACGTGGCGATCCTGGCGGTGCCTGCATCGGCGACACTGCAGGCGCTCAAGGATTGTGCCGAACGCGGCGTACGGGCGGCGATCATCTTCTCAGCGGGCTTTGCCGAGACCGGCGATGCAGGACGGGCGATGCAGGACCAGATCGCTGCCGTGTCCCGCAACAGCGGCATGCGCGTGCTCGGGCCGAACTGCCTCGGCGTGTTCAATGTCAGTGCCGGATATTACGGCACGTTCTCGGCGGTGCTGGATGCGGCATTCATGCCACCGGGCCCGATCGCGATCGTCTCGCAGAGTGGTGCCTACGGCTCGCACATCGCCCATCTCGCGCGTCAGCGCGGGCTCGGCATCAGCCACTGGATCACCACCGGCAACGAATGCGACATCGATGTCGCTGAAACCTTGCGCTGGGTCGTGGATCGCCCCGACACCAAGGTCGTGATGGCCTATGCCGAAGGCGTCCGCAACCGCGATACCTTCCTGGAGGCGCTGGAGGCGGCGCGGGCGAAAGGCAAGGCGCTGGTGTTCATGAAGGTTGGGCGTTCGGACGTCGGCGCCCAGGCGGCAAGCTCGCACACCGCGGCGCTTGCGGGCTCGGACGCCGTGTTCGATGCGGTGTTCCGTCAATACGGCGTCTACCGTGCGCGCACGACCGCCGAGCAGGTCGACATCGCTTATGCCTGCGCACGCGGCGTCTATCCGAAAACCAACAGGTTCGGCGTCTTCACGCTCTCCGGCGGGTTCGGCATCCAGATGGCCGACGATGCCGCAGCGGCGGGGCTCGATGTCGCGCCGATGCCCGCGCCGGCGCAGGACGCGATGCGGGCCATGCTGCCCTATGCCTCGCCGCGCAACCCGGTCGATGCGACGGCGCAGGCGCTGACCGATCTGCCGCTGATGACCAGTTACATCCGGGCGATGCTGGAAAAGGGCGGCTACGACATGTTCGCCGGCATTTTCGGCAGCGGTCCGGCGAGCCCGACCTTCGCGGCCTCGCTGCGCAAGGCGCTTGAGGATGCGACCGGGGGGCAGCGCGATTGCGTGCTGTCGCTGACGATGTCGGCGCCGCCGGAGATCGTGCGCAGCTATGAGGAGAAGGGCTTCCTCGTGTTCGAGGACGGCACCGCGCTGGTCAATGCGCTGGGGGCGCTGGTTCACTTCCGCAACAGCTTTGATCGCGCGAAAACCGATCAAGCACAAGGTGCCGCGCCGCCTCGCATCGCCGATCTGTCGGGCGCACTCAGCGAGCACCAGGCCAAGCAGGTGCTGAGCCGCGCGGGCATCGCCTTTCCGAAGGAGCTGCTCGTGGCGTCGGGCGACGATGCCGGCCGCGCGGCGGCTGAAATCGGTTTTCCGGTCGTGCTGAAGATCGCGTCCGCCGACATCGCCCACAAGACCGAAATCGGCGGCGTGGTGGTTGGCGTGCGCAGCGAGGAAGAGGCACGCAGCGCCGCTGCTGCGATTTTGGCGCGCGCCAAGGAAAAGCGCCCGGAGGCGCGGATCGACGGCGTGCTGGTATCGCCGATGATCTCCGGCGGGGTCGAAACCATCGTCGGCGTGATGCGTGATCCGGTGTTCGGCCCGGTGGTGATGTTCGGCCTCGGCGGCGTCTTCGTCGAAGTGCTCAAAGACGTGACCTTCCGCGTGGCGCCGTTCGATGTTGGCGAAGCGCGGCGGATGATCGGCGAAATTCGAGGCTACGCGATGCTCCAAGGGGTGCGCGGGGCGCCGCCCTGCGATATCGACGCGCTGGCGCAGATGCTGTCGGCGTTGTCGCGTTTCGCGGCGGCGAATGCCGATCTGATCGACAGCATCGATCTCAATCCGGTCCTGGCGCTGCCGAAGGGGCAGGGCGCGGTGCCGCTCGATGCACTGCTGGTTCTCGGTGGCGGCGCGACATCCGTGCAAGCCGGCCATTGA
- a CDS encoding LLM class flavin-dependent oxidoreductase: MRLGVFYEHQLPQPWEEGSEQKLFNDALDQIELADRLGFDNMWEVEHHFLEEYSHSSAPEVFLGAVSQRTKNIRIGHGICLSAPKYNHPARVAERLATLDLVSRGRLEWGTGESGSLIEMHGFGIQPDQKTAMWREGVEQTANMMTMRPYPGYDGQFFSMPVRNIVPKPVQKPHPPIWMACSRRESILRAARNGVGALVFGFVDASQAKIWRDEYYQIIKSDECVPIGHTVNANFATLNGMMVHENHDEAIRRGLDGFRFFGYSIAHYAVYGEHRPGVTNLWKRFLTIKDDMKETPGSGSIGTPKSVREHLKSYADVGVDQMIFIQQSGMNKHEHICEAMELFAKEVMPELKEREDERVKKKEEELAPFIEAALARKPRMPALAEKDVPNVESIGIVLERQAGKDYATAGGTYADPTRGGAIPMATRETFAKAAKAG; encoded by the coding sequence ATGAGACTTGGGGTCTTTTACGAGCACCAGTTGCCGCAGCCGTGGGAAGAAGGCAGCGAGCAGAAGCTGTTCAACGACGCGCTCGACCAGATCGAACTCGCCGACCGGCTGGGTTTCGACAACATGTGGGAGGTCGAGCACCACTTCCTCGAGGAATACTCCCATTCGTCGGCGCCGGAGGTGTTCCTGGGCGCGGTTTCGCAGCGCACCAAGAACATCCGCATCGGCCACGGCATCTGCCTGTCGGCGCCGAAATACAACCATCCCGCCCGCGTGGCCGAGCGGCTGGCGACACTGGATCTCGTCTCGCGCGGGCGACTCGAATGGGGCACCGGTGAATCCGGCTCGCTGATCGAGATGCATGGTTTCGGCATTCAGCCGGATCAGAAGACGGCGATGTGGCGCGAAGGCGTCGAGCAGACCGCGAACATGATGACGATGCGCCCCTATCCGGGTTACGACGGGCAGTTCTTCTCGATGCCGGTCCGTAACATCGTGCCGAAGCCGGTGCAGAAGCCGCACCCGCCGATCTGGATGGCGTGCTCGCGGCGCGAGAGCATCCTGCGTGCGGCGCGCAACGGCGTCGGCGCGCTGGTGTTCGGCTTCGTCGATGCGTCGCAGGCCAAGATCTGGCGTGACGAGTACTATCAGATCATCAAGTCGGACGAGTGCGTGCCGATTGGCCACACGGTGAATGCGAACTTCGCGACACTCAACGGCATGATGGTGCACGAGAACCACGACGAGGCGATCCGTCGCGGCCTCGATGGCTTCCGCTTCTTCGGCTATTCGATCGCCCACTATGCGGTCTATGGCGAGCATCGTCCCGGCGTCACCAATCTCTGGAAGCGCTTCCTGACGATCAAGGACGATATGAAGGAGACGCCCGGCTCCGGCAGCATCGGCACGCCGAAGAGCGTGCGCGAGCATCTGAAGAGCTACGCCGATGTCGGCGTGGACCAGATGATCTTTATCCAGCAGTCCGGCATGAACAAGCATGAGCACATCTGCGAGGCGATGGAATTGTTCGCCAAGGAGGTGATGCCCGAACTGAAGGAGCGCGAGGACGAGCGCGTCAAGAAGAAGGAGGAGGAGCTCGCTCCCTTCATCGAGGCGGCGCTCGCCCGCAAGCCGCGGATGCCGGCGCTGGCGGAGAAGGATGTGCCCAACGTCGAGTCGATCGGCATCGTGCTCGAGCGGCAGGCCGGCAAGGACTACGCCACGGCGGGCGGGACCTACGCCGATCCGACCCGCGGCGGCGCCATTCCGATGGCTACGCGCGAGACGTTCGCCAAGGCGGCGAAGGCGGGTTGA
- a CDS encoding branched-chain amino acid ABC transporter permease has translation MSWKMLVVIAALLAALAAPFVVYPVLLMTILCFVIFASSFNLLLGYAGLLCFGHAMFFGGAAYITGHILKTTAVPLEVGILGGVAASALLGLVIGWLSIRRQGIQFAMITLAFAQFVYFILLQAEFTGGENGMQGIPRSALFGLIDVRNNFNYYYVVLAISAAAIFAFYRVVHSPFGEVLKAIRDNEARVESLGFDPEKFKLVAFTLSAAMAGLAGGLKATVFQFATLTDVSWQVSGEVILMTLLGGLGTLTGPMFGAAIIILMNDYLAGFGEWALIAQGCILLIVIVFFRRGFVGELSALGAYLTRRKAQGGAGSAAAPAVGQQS, from the coding sequence ATGAGCTGGAAAATGCTGGTGGTGATCGCGGCGCTGCTCGCCGCCCTGGCGGCGCCGTTCGTCGTCTATCCGGTGCTGCTGATGACGATCCTCTGCTTCGTCATCTTCGCATCCTCGTTCAACCTGCTGCTCGGCTATGCCGGTCTGCTCTGCTTCGGCCATGCGATGTTCTTCGGTGGCGCGGCCTATATCACCGGCCATATCCTGAAGACGACGGCGGTGCCGCTGGAGGTGGGGATTCTCGGCGGTGTCGCGGCGTCGGCGTTGCTTGGGCTCGTGATCGGCTGGCTGTCGATCCGGCGGCAGGGCATTCAGTTCGCGATGATCACGCTCGCCTTCGCCCAGTTCGTCTACTTCATCCTGCTGCAGGCGGAGTTCACCGGCGGCGAGAACGGCATGCAGGGCATTCCGCGCTCCGCTCTGTTTGGCCTGATCGATGTGCGTAACAACTTCAACTACTACTACGTGGTTCTGGCGATCTCGGCGGCAGCGATCTTCGCCTTCTACCGGGTGGTGCATTCGCCGTTCGGCGAGGTGTTGAAGGCGATCCGCGACAACGAGGCGCGGGTCGAGTCACTGGGCTTCGATCCGGAAAAATTCAAGCTGGTGGCGTTCACCCTGTCGGCGGCGATGGCCGGTCTCGCCGGCGGTTTGAAGGCGACGGTGTTCCAGTTCGCGACCCTGACCGACGTCTCCTGGCAGGTTTCGGGCGAGGTCATCCTGATGACGCTGCTCGGCGGGCTCGGCACGCTGACCGGTCCGATGTTCGGCGCGGCGATCATCATCCTGATGAACGATTACCTCGCGGGTTTCGGCGAGTGGGCGCTGATCGCGCAAGGCTGTATCCTGCTAATCGTCATCGTGTTCTTCCGTCGCGGTTTCGTTGGCGAGTTGTCCGCGCTCGGCGCTTATCTGACGCGGCGCAAGGCACAGGGCGGCGCTGGGTCCGCGGCGGCGCCGGCCGTCGGGCAACAGAGCTAG
- a CDS encoding IclR family transcriptional regulator, with amino-acid sequence MTTSQVKSATRAIEILEYFKKTREPRAMSDIAAALGYPQSSTTVLLKTLISLGYLNFDRGERLYFPTPKVTALGDWVPRALFGTSRVLEAMRDVHAATGETVSIVTKNDVYLQYVQIIQSVHALRFHVDEGALRPLTQSAAGWLLLSTMPDNKLDNIIRRANIATEKAADRVKIPEMLKRLKQIRSKGYAATENVPFLGGATICVLLPIRIQNQPVALGLGGASERIRQNHDRYLTILQRAAREMRPSDPFDEPIDIEF; translated from the coding sequence ATGACCACCTCGCAGGTCAAATCGGCAACGCGGGCGATCGAAATCCTCGAGTATTTCAAAAAGACCCGGGAGCCGCGCGCCATGTCGGACATCGCCGCCGCGCTCGGCTATCCGCAGTCGAGTACGACGGTGCTGCTGAAGACGCTGATCAGCCTCGGCTACCTGAATTTCGATCGCGGCGAGCGGCTCTATTTTCCGACGCCGAAGGTCACCGCGCTTGGCGACTGGGTACCGCGGGCGCTGTTCGGCACGAGCCGCGTGCTCGAGGCGATGCGCGACGTCCACGCGGCCACCGGCGAGACCGTCTCCATCGTCACCAAGAACGACGTCTACCTGCAATACGTCCAGATCATCCAGTCGGTCCACGCGCTGCGGTTTCATGTCGACGAAGGCGCGCTCAGGCCGCTCACCCAGTCCGCCGCCGGCTGGCTGTTGTTGTCCACCATGCCCGACAACAAGCTGGACAATATCATCCGCCGCGCCAACATCGCCACCGAGAAGGCCGCCGACCGCGTCAAGATTCCGGAAATGCTCAAGCGGCTGAAGCAGATCCGCAGCAAGGGCTATGCCGCGACCGAAAACGTGCCGTTCCTGGGCGGCGCCACCATCTGCGTGCTGCTGCCGATCCGCATCCAGAACCAGCCCGTCGCGCTCGGCCTCGGCGGCGCCAGCGAGCGCATCCGGCAAAACCACGATCGCTACCTGACCATCCTGCAGCGGGCCGCCAGGGAGATGCGGCCGAGCGACCCGTTCGACGAACCGATCGATATCGAATTCTAG
- a CDS encoding branched-chain amino acid ABC transporter permease, producing the protein MFESISPQLLFGQLLLGLINGAFYAMLSMGLAIIFGLMNVVNFTHGAQYMLGAFVAWLLLQHLGVPYWGALVIAPVVVAAFGMVMERLVLRRLQNLDHLYGLLATYAVALIVEGLISRNYGSTGLPYDNPIPSGINLGFMFLPYYRAWVVLFSLVVCIGTWIMIEHTKLGAYLRAANERPAIVEAFGINVPKMITLTYGFGVGLAALSGVLAAPIYQVSPSMGSSVLIVVFAVVVIGGMGSIAGAIATGYILGVVEGLTKVFYPPAASVVIFLFMIVALFLRPSGLFAGRSEGAR; encoded by the coding sequence ATGTTCGAGAGCATCTCGCCCCAACTGCTGTTCGGCCAACTCCTGCTCGGCCTGATCAACGGCGCCTTCTATGCGATGCTGAGCATGGGCCTCGCGATCATCTTCGGTCTGATGAACGTGGTGAACTTCACCCATGGCGCGCAGTACATGCTCGGCGCGTTCGTCGCCTGGCTGCTGCTGCAGCATCTCGGCGTGCCCTACTGGGGCGCGCTGGTGATCGCGCCGGTCGTGGTCGCCGCCTTCGGCATGGTGATGGAGCGTCTGGTGCTGCGCCGGCTGCAGAACCTGGATCACCTCTACGGCCTGCTCGCGACCTACGCCGTCGCGCTGATCGTCGAGGGCTTGATCAGCCGCAATTACGGCTCGACCGGCCTGCCCTATGACAATCCGATCCCGTCGGGGATCAATCTCGGCTTCATGTTCCTGCCGTATTACCGCGCCTGGGTGGTGCTGTTCTCGCTAGTCGTCTGCATCGGCACGTGGATCATGATCGAGCACACCAAACTCGGCGCCTATCTGCGCGCGGCCAACGAACGGCCGGCCATCGTCGAGGCGTTCGGCATCAACGTGCCGAAGATGATCACGCTTACTTACGGCTTCGGCGTCGGCCTCGCCGCCCTGAGCGGCGTGCTCGCGGCGCCGATCTATCAGGTCTCGCCGTCGATGGGCTCGAGCGTGCTGATCGTGGTGTTTGCCGTCGTCGTCATCGGCGGCATGGGCTCGATCGCCGGTGCGATCGCCACCGGCTACATCCTCGGTGTGGTCGAGGGTCTGACCAAGGTGTTCTATCCGCCGGCGGCGAGCGTCGTGATCTTCCTGTTCATGATCGTCGCGCTGTTCTTGAGGCCGTCCGGCCTGTTCGCGGGCCGCAGCGAGGGTGCGCGATGA
- a CDS encoding flavin reductase family protein: protein MDEDNDVTAHDFKLGMRQVVSSVAIVTSRAGGERNGLTATAVCPVSVEPPTMLVCVNRNASAEAVIAESGCFAVNFLTEEQHGIARLFSTPKLSAERRFAEGIWLTMVTGSPVLDGAAASFDCEVTERIASGSHHIYIGRVVALVSVDRDALLYRDGQFRKLEQLI, encoded by the coding sequence ATGGACGAAGATAACGACGTAACGGCCCACGACTTCAAACTGGGGATGCGACAGGTCGTGTCGTCGGTTGCGATCGTGACATCGAGGGCCGGCGGCGAGCGCAATGGCTTGACGGCGACCGCGGTGTGTCCGGTGTCGGTCGAGCCGCCGACGATGCTGGTCTGCGTCAACCGGAATGCATCGGCGGAAGCGGTCATCGCCGAAAGCGGCTGCTTTGCCGTGAATTTCCTGACCGAGGAGCAGCATGGCATCGCCAGGCTGTTCTCGACGCCGAAGCTCAGCGCCGAGCGGCGATTTGCCGAAGGAATCTGGCTGACGATGGTGACCGGATCGCCGGTGCTCGATGGCGCCGCCGCGAGCTTCGACTGCGAGGTGACCGAGCGGATCGCGTCGGGCTCGCATCACATCTATATCGGCCGCGTCGTCGCCCTGGTCTCGGTCGATCGCGACGCGCTGCTTTACCGCGACGGCCAATTCCGCAAGCTCGAACAGTTGATCTGA
- a CDS encoding nuclear transport factor 2 family protein — MDNDRRLTELLDREAIRDCLYRYCRGIDRADEATLRSTYWPDATDRHGRYSGPVEGFFQWALETFKTGPRNIHQVSNILITFTSETGAAVESYFNALQRGTAGDGRVSQVLLAGRYCDRFDKRDGEWRVSERVVVYDWVEEQVAPEATEQVRFGLRQPIGGACPSDPVYALLSRAAGEM, encoded by the coding sequence ATGGATAACGATCGCCGTTTGACCGAGCTGCTCGACCGGGAAGCGATCCGCGATTGCCTGTATCGCTATTGCCGCGGCATCGATCGCGCCGACGAGGCGACGCTGCGCAGCACCTACTGGCCCGATGCCACCGACCGGCATGGCCGTTACTCCGGCCCGGTCGAGGGATTCTTTCAGTGGGCGCTGGAAACCTTCAAGACCGGCCCCCGCAACATCCATCAGGTCAGCAATATCCTGATCACGTTTACGAGCGAAACCGGCGCCGCCGTCGAGAGCTACTTCAATGCGCTTCAGCGTGGGACGGCGGGCGATGGCCGCGTCAGCCAGGTGCTGCTCGCGGGCCGCTATTGCGACCGCTTCGACAAGCGCGACGGCGAATGGCGCGTGTCCGAGCGCGTGGTCGTCTATGACTGGGTCGAGGAGCAGGTCGCTCCCGAGGCGACCGAGCAGGTGCGCTTCGGTCTGCGGCAGCCGATCGGCGGCGCGTGTCCGAGCGATCCGGTCTACGCCCTGCTGAGCAGAGCCGCAGGCGAAATGTGA
- a CDS encoding SDR family NAD(P)-dependent oxidoreductase: MAGRLKGRVALVTGGGRGIGRAIVEAYAREGAAVGVLDLKAAVADNAVAAVQAAGGSALSLVGNVAKRDDVFAAVDRLRRTFGPVTVLVNNAMWNRYGPLQDQTEDMIGRMIDVGFKGVIWGYQAVLDDMTAAGGGAIVNIASPAAVLAMANGVMYTAVKAAVAASTRSAAAEFGPRKIRVNAIAPGPTPTDGANLVVTEEAWERRRARVPIGRLGTPQDVANAAVFLASDESSFITGDMLFVDGGITYAFS; the protein is encoded by the coding sequence ATGGCGGGTCGGCTAAAAGGGCGCGTTGCGCTCGTCACCGGCGGCGGGCGCGGCATCGGCCGCGCCATCGTCGAGGCCTATGCGCGCGAGGGTGCCGCGGTCGGCGTCCTCGATCTCAAGGCGGCCGTCGCCGACAATGCGGTCGCCGCGGTCCAAGCGGCGGGCGGTTCGGCGCTGTCGCTGGTCGGCAACGTCGCCAAGCGTGACGACGTGTTCGCCGCCGTCGATCGGCTGCGCCGTACGTTCGGTCCCGTCACCGTTCTCGTCAACAACGCGATGTGGAACAGGTACGGGCCGCTGCAGGATCAGACCGAGGACATGATCGGCCGGATGATCGATGTCGGCTTCAAGGGCGTAATCTGGGGTTATCAGGCGGTGCTCGACGACATGACCGCGGCAGGCGGCGGCGCGATCGTCAACATCGCCTCGCCGGCCGCGGTGTTGGCGATGGCCAACGGCGTCATGTACACCGCCGTCAAGGCGGCGGTTGCCGCCAGCACGCGTTCGGCGGCCGCCGAATTCGGACCGCGCAAGATCCGCGTCAACGCGATCGCACCGGGACCGACGCCGACGGACGGCGCGAATCTGGTGGTCACCGAAGAGGCCTGGGAGCGCCGCCGTGCGCGCGTTCCGATCGGCCGGCTCGGCACCCCGCAGGACGTGGCGAATGCCGCCGTGTTTCTGGCCAGCGACGAATCCAGCTTCATCACCGGCGACATGCTGTTCGTCGATGGCGGCATCACCTACGCGTTCTCCTGA
- a CDS encoding ABC transporter substrate-binding protein, with protein MMRSITSLSCAVACAAVMLLPSAPVTAQGISGDVIKIGVMNDQSGPYADNCGPGAVTAARLAVEDAGGAIAGKKIEIVIADDQNKPDVGIATAQRWLDSEGVDAIVGCSASSIALAVNDLMKERKKPYMLAGTASSMFTNERCSPMTTQWVTDTYAMPRAIVRTLLGQGDDTWFFITVDYAFGKAWQEDTTKFIQQGGGKVLGSVLHPLNSSDFSSYLLRAQASKAKVIAIANAGADFANVMKQAQEFGIAGSGQKLAPLGMFINNTHGIGLKVMQGVRLTTPFYWDRTDETRAFTKRYQAAFNGRMPNEAQAGTYSAVNHYLKAVAAAGSDDGDAVMAKMKQLPVNDFEMKNVTVRADGQVMRPIYAARIKSPQDSKYPYDYYEVVGTVPGEDAWRPAFDSVCPLLNTP; from the coding sequence ATGATGAGGTCGATCACGAGTTTAAGCTGCGCCGTGGCTTGTGCCGCGGTCATGCTGCTGCCGTCTGCGCCGGTGACCGCGCAAGGAATATCGGGAGATGTCATCAAGATCGGGGTGATGAACGATCAATCCGGGCCATACGCCGACAATTGCGGCCCTGGTGCCGTCACTGCCGCCCGGTTGGCGGTGGAGGATGCCGGCGGGGCGATCGCCGGCAAGAAGATCGAGATCGTGATCGCCGACGATCAGAACAAGCCGGACGTCGGCATCGCCACCGCGCAGCGCTGGCTGGACAGCGAGGGCGTGGATGCAATCGTCGGCTGCTCGGCCTCCTCGATCGCGCTCGCCGTCAACGACCTGATGAAGGAGCGCAAGAAGCCGTACATGCTCGCGGGCACGGCGTCGTCGATGTTCACCAACGAGCGCTGCTCGCCGATGACCACGCAGTGGGTGACCGACACCTACGCGATGCCGCGTGCGATCGTGCGCACCCTGCTCGGTCAGGGCGACGATACCTGGTTCTTCATCACCGTCGATTATGCCTTCGGCAAGGCGTGGCAGGAGGATACCACCAAGTTCATCCAGCAGGGCGGCGGCAAGGTGCTGGGCTCGGTGCTGCATCCGCTGAACTCGAGCGACTTCTCCTCCTATCTGCTGCGCGCGCAGGCGAGCAAGGCGAAGGTGATCGCGATCGCCAATGCGGGGGCGGATTTCGCCAACGTGATGAAGCAGGCGCAGGAGTTCGGCATCGCCGGCAGCGGACAGAAGCTCGCGCCGCTCGGCATGTTCATCAACAACACCCATGGCATCGGCTTGAAGGTGATGCAGGGCGTGCGGCTGACGACGCCGTTCTATTGGGATCGGACCGACGAGACCCGCGCCTTTACCAAGCGCTATCAGGCGGCGTTCAACGGCCGCATGCCGAACGAGGCGCAGGCCGGCACCTACAGCGCCGTCAATCACTACCTGAAGGCGGTCGCTGCGGCCGGTTCGGACGATGGCGATGCGGTGATGGCGAAGATGAAACAGCTGCCGGTCAACGACTTCGAGATGAAGAACGTGACGGTGCGTGCCGACGGCCAGGTGATGCGGCCGATCTATGCGGCGCGGATCAAGTCGCCGCAGGACTCGAAGTACCCTTACGACTACTACGAGGTCGTCGGCACGGTGCCGGGCGAGGACGCCTGGCGTCCGGCGTTCGACAGCGTCTGCCCGCTCCTGAACACACCGTGA